The following coding sequences are from one Streptomyces sp. NBC_01232 window:
- a CDS encoding winged helix-turn-helix transcriptional regulator, which produces METPACTDALETGQPFDVFARACPSRETLEHVTGRWGSLTVGALREGPCRFNELRRRVEGVSEKMLSQTLHALERDGIVNREAQPTNPPRVDYELTPLGAEVADRLLALIHCLEGSMPAVLTARESYDATRGGR; this is translated from the coding sequence ATGGAGACCCCCGCCTGCACCGATGCCCTGGAGACCGGGCAACCGTTCGACGTCTTCGCGCGCGCATGCCCGTCCCGGGAAACCCTGGAGCACGTCACCGGCCGCTGGGGCAGCCTCACTGTGGGAGCCCTGCGCGAGGGCCCGTGCCGCTTCAACGAGCTGCGCCGCCGGGTGGAGGGCGTGAGCGAGAAGATGCTCTCGCAGACCCTGCACGCGCTGGAGCGCGACGGCATAGTCAACCGCGAGGCGCAGCCGACCAACCCGCCGCGCGTCGACTACGAACTGACCCCGCTCGGCGCCGAGGTCGCGGACCGGCTGCTCGCACTCATCCACTGCCTGGAGGGGAGCATGCCGGCGGTGCTGACCGCCCGGGAGTCCTACGACGCCACGCGCGGCGGCCGCTGA
- a CDS encoding flavodoxin family protein: protein MSAITHTPVVSIAYHSGYGHTAVVAEAVRAGAVDAGATVHLIKVDEIDDAQWELLDASDAIVFGSPTYMGTASGAFHVFAEASSKRWFGDAWQDKVAAGFTNSASKSGDKLHTLQFFQILAAQHGMSWVNLGLKPGWNSSTASENDLNRLGFFAGAAAQSNSDEGADAVHKADIATAEHLGRRVAEQTRIVIAGRAALADAAV from the coding sequence TTGTCCGCAATCACGCACACCCCCGTCGTCTCGATCGCCTACCACTCCGGTTACGGCCACACCGCCGTCGTCGCCGAGGCAGTCCGCGCCGGCGCCGTGGACGCCGGGGCGACCGTCCACCTGATCAAGGTCGACGAGATCGACGACGCGCAGTGGGAGCTGCTCGACGCGTCCGACGCGATCGTCTTCGGCTCCCCGACCTACATGGGTACCGCCTCCGGCGCCTTCCACGTCTTCGCCGAGGCCAGCTCGAAGCGCTGGTTCGGTGACGCCTGGCAGGACAAGGTGGCGGCCGGCTTCACGAACTCGGCGTCCAAGAGCGGCGACAAGCTGCACACCCTGCAGTTCTTCCAGATCCTGGCCGCGCAGCACGGCATGAGCTGGGTCAACCTGGGCCTGAAGCCGGGCTGGAACTCCAGCACGGCCTCCGAGAACGACCTGAACCGTCTCGGCTTCTTCGCCGGCGCCGCCGCCCAGTCCAACTCCGACGAAGGTGCGGACGCCGTTCACAAGGCCGACATCGCGACCGCCGAGCACCTGGGCCGGCGCGTCGCCGAGCAGACCCGCATCGTCATCGCGGGCCGCGCGGCCCTGGCCGACGCGGCGGTCTGA
- a CDS encoding CAP domain-containing protein, which translates to MGRHRLPAPPHAGGGKRGTVLRTGLLGVSVAVALGTAAVTTGMVPVGGSFPYVGVSATDDPTAAAKASPDPDAAMEQQGGLANLSGRASAGTGAGSTSPKPSAPASASASPSASPSSSPSSSPSSSPSPSSSPAASPSAAPSASPTPAPSTKAPRTRPAAPPAPATPVAPVVPAPPSKSPAPSVSATPAPRPPLDGHSAEEAAVVELVNQERALAGCGPVRANPPLATLAGAFSLDMANRGFFGHDDPDGNTPWDRAAKAGLSGLGGENIARGQGDAEAVMKAWMNSPGHKANILNCEFRTLGVGAHFAAGGPWWTQDFGF; encoded by the coding sequence ATGGGACGTCACCGACTCCCCGCCCCGCCGCACGCCGGCGGCGGCAAGCGCGGCACCGTTCTGCGCACCGGCCTGCTGGGCGTCTCGGTGGCCGTGGCCCTCGGCACGGCGGCCGTCACCACCGGCATGGTTCCGGTCGGCGGCTCCTTCCCCTATGTGGGTGTCAGCGCCACGGACGACCCCACCGCGGCGGCCAAGGCCTCGCCCGATCCCGATGCGGCAATGGAGCAGCAGGGCGGTCTCGCGAACCTCTCCGGCCGCGCCTCCGCGGGCACCGGCGCGGGCAGTACATCCCCGAAGCCGTCCGCTCCCGCCTCCGCGTCCGCCTCCCCTTCGGCGTCCCCGAGCTCTTCGCCCAGCTCTTCGCCGAGCTCCTCCCCGAGCCCGAGCAGCTCCCCCGCGGCCTCCCCGTCCGCCGCGCCGAGCGCCTCCCCCACGCCGGCCCCTTCCACCAAGGCCCCGCGCACGCGCCCTGCCGCTCCGCCCGCGCCGGCCACCCCGGTCGCGCCGGTCGTCCCGGCGCCGCCCTCCAAGAGCCCGGCGCCTTCGGTGTCCGCCACCCCGGCGCCCCGGCCGCCGTTGGACGGCCACTCCGCGGAGGAGGCCGCCGTCGTCGAGCTGGTGAACCAGGAGCGCGCACTGGCCGGCTGCGGCCCGGTGCGGGCCAATCCGCCGCTGGCGACGCTGGCCGGGGCCTTCAGCCTGGACATGGCGAACCGCGGCTTCTTCGGCCACGACGACCCCGACGGCAACACGCCCTGGGACCGAGCCGCCAAGGCCGGCCTCTCGGGCCTCGGCGGCGAGAACATAGCCCGCGGCCAGGGTGACGCCGAGGCCGTGATGAAGGCCTGGATGAACAGCCCGGGCCACAAGGCGAACATCCTCAACTGCGAGTTCCGCACGCTGGGCGTCGGCGCCCACTTCGCCGCCGGCGGCCCCTGGTGGACGCAGGACTTCGGCTTCTGA
- a CDS encoding acylphosphatase, producing MNEDVRLIAWVRGRVQGVGFRWFTRENALEIGGVVGFALNLDDGRVQVVAEGQRENCHRLLDWLRSSDTPGRVDGVTEIWGTPRGGYDGFGMR from the coding sequence ATGAATGAAGATGTCCGCCTGATCGCCTGGGTGCGCGGTCGTGTGCAGGGAGTGGGCTTCCGCTGGTTCACCAGGGAGAACGCTCTGGAGATCGGCGGGGTCGTCGGCTTCGCGCTCAACCTCGACGACGGGCGGGTGCAGGTGGTCGCCGAAGGTCAACGTGAGAATTGCCACCGGCTGCTCGACTGGCTGCGGTCCTCCGACACGCCCGGCCGGGTGGACGGAGTGACAGAGATCTGGGGCACACCGCGCGGTGGCTACGACGGATTCGGGATGCGGTGA
- a CDS encoding AAA family ATPase, whose amino-acid sequence MHLKSLTLRGFKSFASATTLRFEPGITCVVGPNGSGKSNVVDALSWVMGEQGAKSLRGGKMEDVIFAGTTGRPPLGRAEVSLTIDNSDGALPIDYAEVTITRIMFRGGSSEYQINGDTCRLLDIQELLSDSGIGREMHVIVGQGQLDSVLHADPMGRRAFIEEAAGVLKHRKRKEKALRKLDAMQANLARVQDLGDELRRQLKPLGRQAAVARRAAVIQADLRDARLRLLADDLVTLRRTLDAEIADEAALKERKEAAEAQLAGALRREAELEEAVRELAPRLTRAQQTWYELSQLAERVRGTASLADARVRSATAPAEEERRGADSRDPESMEREAARIREQEAELTAALEAASRALEDTSEHRAELEQALAEEERRLRDAARAIADRREGLARLTGRLGAARSRAGAAQAEIDRLVAARDAAQSRAAAAQEEYEALAEEVGGLEDPSADTDHEAARAELAAAEAGLSAARDALSGAERSRAAVSARRDALALGLRRKDGTGALLAARERLAGLLGPAAERLSVTPGYEGAVAAALGSAADALAVASPGAAAGAIRHLREADAGRATLLIAPAAPALPGQASAGPGSGDGGGDGAEAGSKTATGTATGTGTGGAVPRPAPSRDGDLPAFAAHLSAGPGGSASAAQAPAPAPAPGNGPAGAPVPAAGLVGGDAELLRAVGWVLRDHVVVASLDEAEALVAERPDAVAVTLDGDVLGAHLAHGGSAGAPSLIEVQAAVDEAAAELTLLGVRCEELGEAQAAARARRQDAAALVDELADRRRAAEQARAGVAQQLGRLAGQAKGAAGEAERSAAAAAKAQDALEQALAEVAECAERLATAEEMPVDEEPDGSRRDRLAADGANARQTEMEARLQLRTHEERVRALAGRADSLDRGARAEREARARAERRRARLRHEAEVAGAVADGSRQLLAHVEVSLRRADEERERAERAKGLAERELGEARNRGRELKGELDKLTDSVHRGEVLGAEQRLRIEALEAKALEEFGTAAAALVAEYGPDQPVPPSPAAEGETLPEDPEHPRNRPGSFVRAQQEKRLKAAERAYQQLGKVNPLALEEFAALEERHQFLSEQLEDLRKTRADLLQVVKEVDQRVEQVFTEAYRDTAREFEGGFSRLFPGGEGRLILTDPDNMLATGVDVEARPPGKKVKRLSLLSGGERSLTAVALLVSIFKARPSPFYVMDEVEAALDDTNLQRLIRIMEELQESSQLIVITHQKRTMEVADALYGVSMQGDGVSKVISQRLR is encoded by the coding sequence GTGCACCTCAAGTCCCTGACCCTGCGTGGCTTCAAATCCTTCGCGTCGGCCACGACCCTGCGCTTCGAGCCCGGTATCACCTGTGTCGTGGGCCCGAACGGCTCCGGCAAGTCCAATGTGGTGGACGCGCTGTCCTGGGTCATGGGGGAACAGGGGGCCAAGTCCCTGCGCGGCGGCAAGATGGAGGACGTCATCTTCGCCGGGACCACCGGGCGTCCGCCGCTCGGGCGCGCCGAAGTGTCGCTGACGATCGACAACTCCGACGGCGCGCTGCCCATCGACTACGCCGAAGTCACCATCACCCGGATCATGTTCCGCGGAGGCAGCAGCGAGTACCAGATCAACGGGGACACCTGCCGCCTGCTCGACATCCAGGAACTGCTCTCCGACTCCGGCATCGGCCGCGAGATGCACGTCATCGTCGGACAGGGCCAGCTGGACTCCGTACTGCACGCCGATCCCATGGGCCGGCGCGCCTTCATCGAGGAAGCGGCAGGCGTACTCAAGCACCGCAAGCGCAAGGAGAAGGCGCTGCGGAAGCTGGACGCGATGCAGGCCAACCTCGCGCGCGTCCAGGACCTGGGCGACGAGCTGCGACGCCAGCTCAAGCCCCTGGGACGGCAGGCGGCGGTCGCGCGGCGGGCGGCCGTGATTCAGGCGGACCTGCGCGACGCGCGGCTGCGGCTCCTCGCCGACGACCTGGTCACGCTGCGGCGCACGCTCGACGCGGAGATCGCGGACGAGGCGGCGCTCAAGGAACGCAAGGAGGCCGCCGAGGCCCAGCTCGCGGGTGCGCTGCGGCGCGAGGCGGAGCTGGAGGAGGCGGTACGGGAACTGGCGCCGCGGCTCACGAGGGCGCAGCAGACCTGGTACGAGCTGTCGCAGCTCGCCGAACGCGTCCGGGGGACCGCGTCCCTGGCCGACGCGCGGGTCAGGAGCGCGACGGCGCCGGCGGAGGAGGAGCGGCGCGGCGCGGATTCGAGGGACCCCGAGAGCATGGAGCGGGAGGCGGCGCGGATCCGCGAGCAGGAGGCGGAACTGACGGCCGCCCTGGAGGCGGCCTCGCGGGCGCTGGAGGACACCTCCGAGCACCGGGCCGAGCTGGAGCAGGCACTGGCCGAGGAGGAACGGCGCCTTCGGGACGCCGCGCGGGCCATCGCCGACCGGCGCGAGGGGCTGGCCCGGCTGACCGGCCGGCTCGGCGCGGCCCGCTCCCGCGCGGGGGCGGCGCAGGCCGAGATCGACCGGCTCGTCGCGGCGCGGGACGCGGCGCAGTCCCGGGCCGCCGCCGCGCAGGAGGAGTACGAGGCGCTCGCGGAGGAGGTCGGGGGGCTCGAGGACCCGTCGGCCGACACGGACCACGAGGCCGCGCGGGCGGAGCTGGCGGCGGCGGAGGCGGGCCTGTCGGCCGCGCGGGACGCCCTCTCCGGGGCGGAACGCTCACGGGCGGCCGTCTCGGCGCGGCGGGACGCGCTCGCGCTGGGGCTGCGCCGCAAGGACGGTACGGGCGCGCTGCTCGCAGCGCGGGAGCGGCTGGCAGGGCTGCTGGGACCGGCGGCCGAGCGGCTTTCGGTGACCCCCGGGTACGAGGGCGCGGTGGCCGCGGCGCTGGGCTCGGCCGCGGACGCGCTGGCGGTGGCCTCCCCGGGGGCGGCGGCCGGAGCGATCCGCCATCTGCGCGAGGCGGACGCGGGCCGCGCCACCCTGCTGATCGCCCCGGCGGCGCCCGCCCTCCCGGGCCAGGCCTCGGCCGGCCCCGGGAGCGGGGACGGCGGCGGTGACGGAGCCGAGGCCGGTTCCAAAACCGCGACCGGGACCGCGACCGGGACCGGGACCGGGGGAGCCGTCCCCCGTCCGGCCCCCTCCCGGGACGGAGATCTGCCCGCCTTCGCGGCGCACCTGTCGGCGGGCCCGGGCGGGTCCGCCTCCGCCGCCCAGGCTCCTGCCCCTGCCCCGGCGCCCGGCAACGGGCCCGCGGGTGCGCCCGTACCTGCCGCCGGCCTGGTCGGCGGGGACGCGGAGCTGCTGCGGGCCGTCGGGTGGGTCCTGCGCGACCACGTCGTGGTCGCCTCACTGGACGAGGCCGAGGCACTCGTCGCGGAGCGGCCCGACGCGGTGGCCGTGACCCTCGACGGTGACGTGCTCGGGGCGCACCTCGCGCACGGCGGTTCCGCCGGGGCGCCCAGCCTGATCGAGGTACAGGCCGCCGTCGACGAGGCCGCGGCCGAACTGACGCTGCTGGGCGTGCGCTGCGAGGAGCTCGGCGAGGCGCAGGCCGCCGCCCGGGCCCGCCGCCAGGACGCGGCCGCCCTGGTCGACGAGCTCGCCGACCGGCGGCGCGCCGCGGAACAGGCCCGGGCCGGGGTCGCCCAGCAGCTCGGGCGGCTCGCCGGGCAGGCGAAGGGCGCCGCGGGCGAGGCAGAGCGCAGCGCCGCCGCCGCGGCGAAGGCACAGGACGCGCTGGAGCAGGCACTGGCCGAGGTGGCGGAGTGCGCGGAGCGGCTCGCCACCGCCGAGGAGATGCCCGTGGACGAGGAGCCGGACGGCTCCCGGCGGGACCGGCTCGCGGCCGACGGGGCCAATGCCCGGCAGACCGAGATGGAGGCCCGGCTCCAGCTGAGGACCCATGAGGAGCGGGTGAGGGCGCTGGCCGGACGGGCGGATTCGCTCGACCGCGGGGCCCGGGCGGAACGCGAGGCCCGGGCCCGTGCCGAGCGCCGCCGGGCGCGGCTGCGCCACGAGGCGGAAGTGGCCGGGGCGGTGGCCGACGGCTCCCGGCAGCTCCTCGCGCACGTGGAGGTCTCGCTCCGCCGGGCCGACGAGGAGCGCGAGCGGGCCGAACGGGCGAAGGGCCTCGCGGAGCGGGAGCTCGGCGAGGCGCGCAACCGCGGCCGGGAGCTGAAGGGGGAGCTGGACAAGCTCACCGACTCCGTCCATCGCGGCGAGGTCCTCGGGGCCGAGCAGCGGCTGCGCATCGAGGCACTGGAGGCCAAGGCGCTGGAGGAGTTCGGCACGGCGGCCGCCGCCCTGGTCGCCGAATACGGCCCCGACCAGCCGGTGCCCCCGTCCCCGGCCGCCGAGGGCGAGACGCTGCCGGAGGATCCGGAGCACCCGCGCAACCGTCCCGGTTCCTTCGTCCGGGCCCAGCAGGAGAAGCGGCTCAAGGCGGCCGAGCGCGCCTACCAGCAGCTCGGCAAGGTCAACCCGCTCGCGCTGGAGGAGTTCGCGGCGCTGGAGGAGCGCCACCAGTTCCTCAGCGAGCAGCTGGAGGATCTCCGTAAGACGAGAGCCGATCTCCTTCAAGTGGTGAAGGAGGTCGACCAGCGCGTCGAGCAGGTGTTCACCGAGGCGTACCGGGACACGGCCCGGGAGTTCGAGGGGGGGTTCTCGCGCCTGTTCCCGGGCGGCGAGGGCCGGCTGATCCTGACCGATCCGGACAACATGCTCGCCACCGGCGTGGACGTGGAGGCCCGCCCGCCGGGCAAGAAGGTCAAGCGGCTGTCGCTGCTCTCCGGCGGCGAACGCTCGCTGACCGCCGTGGCGCTGCTGGTGTCCATCTTCAAGGCGCGCCCCAGCCCGTTCTACGTGATGGACGAGGTCGAGGCCGCGCTCGACGACACCAACCTGCAGCGGCTGATCCGGATCATGGAGGAGCTGCAGGAGAGCTCACAGCTGATCGTCATCACGCACCAGAAGCGGACGATGGAGGTCGCGGACGCGCTCTACGGCGTCTCGATGCAGGGGGACGGGGTGTCCAAGGTCATCAGTCAGCGGCTCCGCTGA
- a CDS encoding sugar porter family MFS transporter, with protein sequence MTSSTSRASAPGGGSSPHPEHLGHVIFIAAAAAMGGFLFGYDSSVINGAVVAIRERFDVGSAALAQVIAAALIGCAIGAATAGRLADRIGRIRCMQIASVLFTASAIGSALPFALWDLAMWRVIGGFGIGMASVIGPAYIAEVSPPAYRGRLASFQQAAIVIGIAVSQLVNWAILNLAGGDQRGEIGGLEAWQWMLGVMVVPAVIYGLLSFVIPESPRFLVSVGRTEKAKKVLSEVEGSGIDVDARIREIDHSMRSEVKSTFKDLLGGRFGFLPIVWIGIGLSVFQQLVGINVIFYYSSSLWQSVGIDASSSFLYSFETSVVNIIGTVIAMIFVDRLGRKPLALIGSVGMALSLGTAAWAFSFKTGTGDDISLPHAQGITALVAANLFVLFFALSWGVVVWVLLGEMFPGRIRAAALGVAAAAQWIANWVITVTFPSLSDWNLSGAYMIYTFFALLSIPFILKWVPETKGKALEEMG encoded by the coding sequence TTGACCAGCAGCACATCGCGGGCCTCGGCACCGGGCGGCGGATCCTCCCCCCACCCCGAGCACCTCGGCCACGTCATCTTCATCGCCGCGGCCGCGGCCATGGGCGGCTTCCTCTTCGGGTACGACAGCTCCGTCATCAACGGAGCCGTCGTCGCGATCCGCGAACGGTTCGACGTCGGCTCGGCGGCGCTCGCCCAGGTGATCGCCGCGGCGCTGATCGGCTGCGCCATCGGCGCCGCCACCGCGGGCCGCCTCGCCGACCGGATCGGCCGCATCCGCTGCATGCAGATCGCGTCCGTCCTGTTCACCGCGAGCGCCATCGGTTCGGCCCTGCCGTTCGCCCTCTGGGACCTCGCCATGTGGCGTGTGATCGGCGGCTTCGGCATCGGCATGGCCTCCGTCATCGGCCCCGCCTACATCGCCGAGGTCTCCCCGCCCGCCTACCGCGGCCGGCTCGCCTCCTTCCAGCAGGCAGCCATCGTCATCGGCATCGCCGTCTCGCAGTTGGTCAACTGGGCCATCCTCAACCTCGCGGGCGGCGACCAGCGCGGTGAGATCGGCGGACTCGAGGCCTGGCAGTGGATGCTCGGTGTGATGGTCGTGCCGGCCGTGATCTACGGCCTGCTGTCCTTCGTCATCCCCGAGTCCCCGCGCTTCCTCGTCTCGGTCGGCCGCACGGAGAAGGCCAAGAAGGTCCTGAGCGAGGTCGAGGGCTCCGGCATCGACGTCGACGCCCGCATCCGCGAGATCGACCACTCCATGCGCTCCGAGGTGAAGTCCACCTTCAAGGACCTGCTCGGCGGCCGCTTCGGCTTCCTGCCCATCGTATGGATCGGCATCGGCCTCTCGGTCTTCCAGCAGCTGGTCGGCATCAACGTGATCTTCTACTACAGCTCCTCGCTGTGGCAGTCGGTCGGCATCGACGCGAGCTCCTCGTTCCTGTACTCCTTCGAGACCTCGGTCGTGAACATCATCGGTACGGTCATCGCGATGATCTTCGTGGACCGGCTCGGCCGCAAGCCCCTCGCCCTCATCGGCTCCGTGGGCATGGCGCTGTCGCTGGGCACGGCGGCCTGGGCCTTCTCGTTCAAGACCGGAACCGGCGACGACATCTCGCTGCCGCACGCGCAGGGCATCACCGCCCTGGTCGCGGCCAACCTCTTCGTCCTCTTCTTCGCCCTCTCCTGGGGCGTGGTGGTCTGGGTGCTGCTGGGTGAGATGTTCCCCGGCCGCATCCGCGCCGCCGCCCTCGGTGTGGCCGCCGCCGCCCAGTGGATCGCCAACTGGGTCATCACCGTCACGTTCCCGTCGCTCTCCGACTGGAACCTCTCGGGCGCCTACATGATCTACACGTTCTTCGCCCTGCTCTCGATCCCGTTCATCCTCAAGTGGGTGCCGGAGACCAAGGGCAAGGCGCTGGAGGAGATGGGGTAA
- a CDS encoding LLM class flavin-dependent oxidoreductase, protein MPITVARFNLVDPNGTPESLSARYRAALEMARYADDRGIDTIQTEEHHGTDNNWLPSPFAFAGAVFGATRRIAVTVSAIIGPLYDPLKVAEDIAVLDLLSGGRLVTVAGIGYRPEEYEQHGVEWGRRGRLQDELLETLLKAWTGEPFEFRGRTVRVTPTPFTRPHPLLLVGGSSEAAARRAARLGLPFFPSAHLPELEAYYTARLAEYGTEGFCMMPAAETPLLHIAEDPDRVWAEHGERFLHEAGMYASWQSKDIRSAVRSAARSVAELRAEGVYRILTPDEAVAYGRAAGEAGNLVLHPLCGGMPLDEGWRSLHLLCEQVLPRLKD, encoded by the coding sequence ATGCCCATCACCGTGGCCCGGTTCAATCTCGTCGACCCGAACGGCACCCCCGAGTCCCTCTCCGCCCGCTACAGGGCGGCGCTGGAGATGGCCCGGTACGCGGACGACCGCGGGATCGACACCATCCAGACCGAGGAGCACCACGGCACCGACAACAACTGGCTGCCGTCCCCCTTCGCCTTCGCGGGGGCGGTCTTCGGCGCCACCCGCCGGATCGCCGTCACCGTCTCGGCGATCATCGGCCCGCTGTACGACCCGCTGAAGGTGGCCGAGGACATCGCCGTCCTCGACCTGCTGAGCGGCGGCCGCCTCGTCACGGTCGCGGGCATCGGCTACCGGCCCGAGGAGTACGAGCAGCACGGCGTGGAGTGGGGCCGGCGCGGCCGGCTCCAGGACGAGCTGCTGGAGACCCTGCTCAAGGCGTGGACCGGCGAGCCCTTCGAGTTCCGCGGCCGCACGGTACGGGTCACCCCGACGCCGTTCACCCGGCCGCATCCGCTGCTGCTGGTGGGCGGCAGCTCCGAGGCGGCGGCCCGGCGCGCGGCCCGGCTGGGGCTGCCGTTCTTCCCCAGCGCGCACCTGCCGGAGCTGGAGGCGTACTACACCGCGCGGCTGGCGGAGTACGGCACGGAGGGCTTCTGCATGATGCCGGCGGCCGAGACCCCGCTGCTGCACATCGCCGAGGACCCGGACCGGGTCTGGGCGGAGCACGGTGAGCGCTTCCTGCACGAGGCGGGCATGTACGCGTCCTGGCAGTCCAAGGACATCCGCAGCGCCGTACGGTCGGCCGCGCGCTCGGTGGCGGAGCTGCGCGCGGAGGGCGTGTACAGGATCCTCACCCCGGACGAGGCGGTCGCGTACGGCCGGGCCGCGGGCGAGGCGGGGAACCTGGTCCTGCACCCGCTGTGCGGCGGGATGCCGCTGGACGAGGGCTGGCGCAGCCTGCACCTGCTCTGCGAACAGGTACTGCCCCGGCTCAAGGACTGA
- a CDS encoding purine-cytosine permease family protein — protein sequence MPAEHADGAADTAIETRGLEPVPDGERGGRVRELVPTWVAANISVLLLTMGAGLVIFNKLNIWQVLVVAVAAPVVSYGLVGLISIAGKRGGAPGMALSRAVFGQRGNLFPGALIWVARWGWETINAVSGAYAVLTVLDLLFGVRSGTPLIVVTLLFFVGCTFVVSGLGISALRVCSKWSTYLFGAFSVLVLGYLLFTTDWSAVFGKPAGSSAMMIAGIGTIAAGGISWVPSGPDFTRYLPRTASSGAMVGATIGGAGVVVLPMVLMGAVMAVGTPDLAGAQDPVSFIGELLPTWIAVPYLLIALIGMLLINSMSMYSAGFTAQTLGIKVPRAWAVGVNAIISLVFGFLLMVVATSFFGSFISFLTLLAVAFSAWIGVFGVDMLRRTAYDGPALMDTTRTSAYWYKGGFAWQAMTAWALALLMGLLFTEVDWFGGPLAGTWIGRNGLGWVAGIVTSGVLYAVLPRTAATGPAPSAAPQPAAGHRPEPESEPAGSLSN from the coding sequence ATGCCTGCCGAGCACGCCGACGGCGCAGCCGACACCGCGATCGAGACCCGCGGCCTGGAACCCGTCCCGGACGGCGAGCGCGGCGGCCGGGTCCGCGAGCTCGTCCCCACCTGGGTCGCCGCCAACATCAGCGTGCTCCTGCTGACCATGGGCGCGGGACTGGTGATCTTCAACAAGCTGAACATCTGGCAGGTGCTCGTCGTCGCGGTCGCGGCGCCGGTCGTCTCGTACGGGCTCGTCGGCCTCATATCGATCGCGGGCAAGCGCGGCGGCGCTCCCGGCATGGCCCTGTCGCGGGCGGTGTTCGGGCAGCGCGGCAACCTCTTCCCGGGCGCCCTGATCTGGGTGGCCCGGTGGGGCTGGGAGACGATCAACGCGGTCAGCGGCGCCTACGCCGTACTGACCGTGCTCGACCTGCTGTTCGGGGTCCGCAGCGGCACCCCGCTCATCGTCGTCACCCTGCTGTTCTTCGTGGGCTGCACCTTCGTGGTCTCGGGTCTGGGCATCAGCGCGCTGCGGGTCTGCTCGAAGTGGTCGACGTACCTCTTCGGCGCCTTCAGCGTGCTCGTCCTCGGGTACCTCCTCTTCACCACCGACTGGTCCGCCGTCTTCGGCAAGCCGGCCGGCTCCAGCGCGATGATGATCGCGGGCATCGGCACGATCGCGGCCGGCGGCATCAGCTGGGTGCCCTCGGGCCCCGACTTCACCCGTTACCTGCCGCGCACCGCCTCCTCCGGGGCCATGGTCGGCGCGACGATCGGCGGAGCCGGCGTGGTCGTGCTCCCGATGGTCCTGATGGGTGCGGTGATGGCGGTCGGCACCCCGGACCTGGCCGGAGCGCAGGACCCGGTGTCCTTCATCGGCGAGCTGCTCCCCACCTGGATCGCCGTCCCGTACCTGCTGATCGCGCTCATCGGCATGCTGCTGATCAACTCGATGTCCATGTACTCGGCCGGCTTCACCGCACAGACCCTGGGGATCAAGGTCCCGCGCGCCTGGGCGGTCGGCGTCAACGCGATCATCAGCCTGGTCTTCGGTTTCCTGCTGATGGTGGTCGCGACGAGCTTCTTCGGCTCGTTCATCTCCTTCCTGACGCTACTGGCGGTGGCCTTCTCCGCGTGGATCGGAGTCTTCGGCGTGGACATGCTGCGCCGCACGGCCTACGACGGGCCCGCGCTGATGGACACCACACGGACCAGCGCCTACTGGTACAAGGGCGGCTTCGCCTGGCAGGCCATGACCGCGTGGGCGCTGGCCCTGCTGATGGGGCTGCTGTTCACCGAGGTGGACTGGTTCGGCGGGCCGCTCGCCGGCACGTGGATCGGCCGCAACGGTCTGGGCTGGGTGGCGGGCATCGTGACCTCGGGCGTGCTGTACGCCGTCCTGCCGCGCACGGCGGCCACCGGCCCGGCCCCGTCCGCGGCGCCGCAGCCGGCGGCCGGGCACCGGCCCGAGCCCGAGTCCGAGCCCGCCGGATCCCTGTCCAACTGA